A genomic window from Purpureocillium takamizusanense chromosome 2, complete sequence includes:
- a CDS encoding uncharacterized protein (COG:T~EggNog:ENOG503NUBG), which translates to MQPAKGKTEPHGRKAKLANSYQQLLDEFSTNELRSVGNYTLGRLIGKGSFGKVYLASHKLTNGSKVVLKSAHKDDSNLAREIHHHRQFVHPHIARLYEVIVTESLVWLVLEYCSGDELYNYLLEHGPLPVNKVQKIFAQLVGAVAYVHMQSCVHRDLKLENILFDKHENVKLVDFGFTREYEGRTNHLQTFCGTICYAAPEMLRGEKYAGEKVDVWSLGIILYALLCGELPFDDDDDNVTRTKILSEEPPYPDHLPADAVPLLKSLLSKRPFPRPALDEILAHPFLAEHAAPQQHILKVKTQPPFSTALEKDCLQRMRSAGVDIDAVIESVLAQKCDALSGWWKLLLEKEERKMLRREKRRKEKETERSLRRLSAASSRLERMAPTLQNVDEDGGLTSQFIRLGESSSSRRGRSERRSAHYHPDFAISDLPQLPEANRESGTSYEDMPPTPIDKDSIRSVSTSRHRRPIPPPKEGILRSARSRGSTLHLVTTSETMLKEQDAAGNQNRQQTTGQKTKKKPSEAIIAHWKHWTHWLLENTSRRRKGHERRTSRSTPNLHRKESSARSSKDASPRPQTSKYPTAGSPAQATVSLPKSVVANGHASKGTPAQGSYVHRGTTTSRSSSLSTTAHAHHPRPRVATSQSYKRQSLSPSPLTPRSTIRRSSAGLRGRKSTSSSISSVRSMHHHHHSHSKASSTSSAGSVSTCKTPLGRGHSPHHSVKVLPATPTTTSFPSNIRLVLGSPAPPPLQLYNEGMPSNQPQPPGSPNPFSSGVLFAKRKKNIFKGPTLNFGGGFGMASGRSASAHSRSGSGSARGRPSGEITIQEEEEDENAVAEDPDEDIEEVDMFNPIVGGPGETIEEQIIEDEDEEPTFTTNVNSPTFSKNDEGPAAPEAKLVA; encoded by the exons ATGCAGCCGGCAAAGGGGAAGACGGAGCCGCATGGacgcaaggccaag CTTGCCAATTCGTACCAGCAATTGTTGGA CGAATTCTCGACCAACGAGCTCCGATCTGTCGGCAACTATACCCTCGGCCGCCTGATCGGAAAGGGCTCCTTTGGCAAGGTGTACCTGGCTTCGCATAAGCTCACCAACGGCTCCAAG GTTGTTCTCAAGTCGGCGCACAAAGATGACTCGAACCTCGCCCGTGAAATACATCACCACCGGCAATTTGTGCACCCGCACATTGCGCGGCTGTACGAGGTCATTGTGACCGAGTCGCTAGTCTGGCTCGTGTTGGAATATTGTTCCG GCGATGAACTCTACAACTACCTCCTCGAGCATGGGCCGCTGCCCGTCAACAAGGTCCAGAAGATATTCGCGCAGCTagtcggcgccgtcgcctacGTCCACATGCAGTCGTGCGTCCATCGAGATCTCAAGCTCGAAAACATACTTTTCGATAAGCATGAAAACGTGAAGCTCGTCGACTTTGGCTTCACCCGCGAGTACGAGGGCAGGACGAACCACCTCCAGACATTCTGCGGCACGATATGCTATGCAGCCCCCGAAATGCTGCGAGGCGAAAAGTACGCCGGCGAAAAGGTTGACGTCTGGAGCCTGGGCATCATCCTGTACGCTCTGCTCTGCGGCGAGCTGccgttcgacgacgacgacgacaatgtgACCCGCACCAAGATCCTGTCCGAGGAGCCCCCATACCCGGACCACCTCCCGGCCGACGCCGTTCCTCTGCTCAAGTCCCTCCTCTCGAAACGACCGTTTCCCCGCCCGGCACTGGACGAGATTCTCGCCCACCCGTTCTTGGCTGAGCATGCAGCTCCCCAGCAGCATATTCTCAAGGTCAAGACGCAGCCGCCATTTTCGACGGCGCTGGAAAAGGACTGCCTGCAGCGGATGCGCAGCGCTGGCGTCGACATTGATGCCGTCATCGAGAGCGTGCTGGCGCAAAAGTGCGATGCATTGTCTGGCTGGTGGAAGCTACTGCTCGAAAAGGAGGAGCGCAAGATGCTCCGGCGAGAAAAGCGgcgaaaagaaaaagagacGGAGCGAAGTCTTCGCCGGCtttcggcggcgtcgagtcggCTGGAGCGCATGGCGCCCACGCTGCAGAATGTAGACGAAGACGGTGGCCTGACCAGCCAATTCATCCGGCTGGGCGAGTCCAGCAGCTCTAGAAGGGGGAGGAGTGAGCGTAGGAGTGCTCACTACCATCCCGACTTTGCCATCTCCGACCTTCCCCAGCTGCCCGAAGCCAACAGAGAAAGCGGAACGTCGTACGAGGACATGCCACCAACGCCGATAGACAAAGACTCGATCCGTTCTGTCTCCACGtcccgccatcgtcgaccgATACCGCCTCCAAAGGAGGGCATACTGCGCAGTGCGAGATCTAGAGGCTCCACTCTCCACCTTGTCACCACGTCGGAGACGATGCTCAAGGAGCAAGACGCAGCAGGGAACCAGAACCGGCAGCAGACGACCGGgcagaagacgaagaagaagccaagCGAGGCCATCATTGCCCACTGGAAGCACTGGACGCACTGGCTGCTCGAGAACACGTCGCGGAGGCGCAAGGGGCACGAGAGGCGGACGAGCCGCAGCACCCCCAACCTGCACAGGAAGGAGTCAagcgcccgcagcagcaaggatGCCAGCCCCCGGCCGCAGACGAGCAAGTATCCCACCGCGGGGTCGCCCGCGCAGGCTACGGTGTCGCTCCCCAAGAGCGTCGTGGCCAACGGCCATGCGTCGAAGGGAACTCCAGCGCAGGGCAGCTACGTTCATAGAGGGACCACGACGTCGCGGTCCTCGTCGCTATCGACGACGGCCCACGCCCATCATCCCCGACCGCGCGTTGCCACGTCGCAGTCCTATAAGAGACagtcgctgtcgccgtcgccgctgaccCCCCGTTCGACGATTCGCCGTTCCTCGGCGGGCTTGCGTGGGAGGAAATCTACTTCCTCGTCCATCTCATCGGTGCGTTCAAtgcaccatcaccaccattCCCACTCCAAAGCTTCGTCGACAAGCTCCGCGGGATCCGTCTCGACGTGTAAGACGCCACTTGGCCGCGGTCACTCGCCGCACCACTCCGTCAAAGTCCTCCCTGCGacaccaacgacgacgtcgtttCCATCCAACATTCGGCTTGTTCTTGgatcgcccgcgccgccgcccctgcaGCTCTACAACGAGGGCATGCCTAGCAACCAACCGCAGCCACCAGGGTCGCCGAACCCCTTCTCGTCGGGCGTTTTGTTCGCGAAGCGAAAAAAGAACATCTTCAAAGGGCCGACGCTGAATTTTGGCGGTGGCTTTGGAATGGCCAGCGGTAGAAGTGCATCGGCACACTCCCGAAGCGGCAGCGGTtcggcgcgcgggcgcccatCTGGTGAGATCACGATacaagaagaggaagaagacgaaaaCGCCGTGGCAGAAGATCCGGACGAAGACATTGAAGAGGTGGATATGTTTAACCCCATTGTCGGCGGTCCGGGCGAAACGATTGAAGAGCAAATCATCGAagatgaggacgaagagcCGACGTTTACGACGAATGTGAACAGCCCGACCTTTTCCAAAAACGACgaggggccggcggcgccagaggCGAAACTGGTGGCCTGA
- a CDS encoding uncharacterized protein (COG:T~EggNog:ENOG503NUBG), translating to MQSCVHRDLKLENILFDKHENVKLVDFGFTREYEGRTNHLQTFCGTICYAAPEMLRGEKYAGEKVDVWSLGIILYALLCGELPFDDDDDNVTRTKILSEEPPYPDHLPADAVPLLKSLLSKRPFPRPALDEILAHPFLAEHAAPQQHILKVKTQPPFSTALEKDCLQRMRSAGVDIDAVIESVLAQKCDALSGWWKLLLEKEERKMLRREKRRKEKETERSLRRLSAASSRLERMAPTLQNVDEDGGLTSQFIRLGESSSSRRGRSERRSAHYHPDFAISDLPQLPEANRESGTSYEDMPPTPIDKDSIRSVSTSRHRRPIPPPKEGILRSARSRGSTLHLVTTSETMLKEQDAAGNQNRQQTTGQKTKKKPSEAIIAHWKHWTHWLLENTSRRRKGHERRTSRSTPNLHRKESSARSSKDASPRPQTSKYPTAGSPAQATVSLPKSVVANGHASKGTPAQGSYVHRGTTTSRSSSLSTTAHAHHPRPRVATSQSYKRQSLSPSPLTPRSTIRRSSAGLRGRKSTSSSISSVRSMHHHHHSHSKASSTSSAGSVSTCKTPLGRGHSPHHSVKVLPATPTTTSFPSNIRLVLGSPAPPPLQLYNEGMPSNQPQPPGSPNPFSSGVLFAKRKKNIFKGPTLNFGGGFGMASGRSASAHSRSGSGSARGRPSGEITIQEEEEDENAVAEDPDEDIEEVDMFNPIVGGPGETIEEQIIEDEDEEPTFTTNVNSPTFSKNDEGPAAPEAKLVA from the coding sequence ATGCAGTCGTGCGTCCATCGAGATCTCAAGCTCGAAAACATACTTTTCGATAAGCATGAAAACGTGAAGCTCGTCGACTTTGGCTTCACCCGCGAGTACGAGGGCAGGACGAACCACCTCCAGACATTCTGCGGCACGATATGCTATGCAGCCCCCGAAATGCTGCGAGGCGAAAAGTACGCCGGCGAAAAGGTTGACGTCTGGAGCCTGGGCATCATCCTGTACGCTCTGCTCTGCGGCGAGCTGccgttcgacgacgacgacgacaatgtgACCCGCACCAAGATCCTGTCCGAGGAGCCCCCATACCCGGACCACCTCCCGGCCGACGCCGTTCCTCTGCTCAAGTCCCTCCTCTCGAAACGACCGTTTCCCCGCCCGGCACTGGACGAGATTCTCGCCCACCCGTTCTTGGCTGAGCATGCAGCTCCCCAGCAGCATATTCTCAAGGTCAAGACGCAGCCGCCATTTTCGACGGCGCTGGAAAAGGACTGCCTGCAGCGGATGCGCAGCGCTGGCGTCGACATTGATGCCGTCATCGAGAGCGTGCTGGCGCAAAAGTGCGATGCATTGTCTGGCTGGTGGAAGCTACTGCTCGAAAAGGAGGAGCGCAAGATGCTCCGGCGAGAAAAGCGgcgaaaagaaaaagagacGGAGCGAAGTCTTCGCCGGCtttcggcggcgtcgagtcggCTGGAGCGCATGGCGCCCACGCTGCAGAATGTAGACGAAGACGGTGGCCTGACCAGCCAATTCATCCGGCTGGGCGAGTCCAGCAGCTCTAGAAGGGGGAGGAGTGAGCGTAGGAGTGCTCACTACCATCCCGACTTTGCCATCTCCGACCTTCCCCAGCTGCCCGAAGCCAACAGAGAAAGCGGAACGTCGTACGAGGACATGCCACCAACGCCGATAGACAAAGACTCGATCCGTTCTGTCTCCACGtcccgccatcgtcgaccgATACCGCCTCCAAAGGAGGGCATACTGCGCAGTGCGAGATCTAGAGGCTCCACTCTCCACCTTGTCACCACGTCGGAGACGATGCTCAAGGAGCAAGACGCAGCAGGGAACCAGAACCGGCAGCAGACGACCGGgcagaagacgaagaagaagccaagCGAGGCCATCATTGCCCACTGGAAGCACTGGACGCACTGGCTGCTCGAGAACACGTCGCGGAGGCGCAAGGGGCACGAGAGGCGGACGAGCCGCAGCACCCCCAACCTGCACAGGAAGGAGTCAagcgcccgcagcagcaaggatGCCAGCCCCCGGCCGCAGACGAGCAAGTATCCCACCGCGGGGTCGCCCGCGCAGGCTACGGTGTCGCTCCCCAAGAGCGTCGTGGCCAACGGCCATGCGTCGAAGGGAACTCCAGCGCAGGGCAGCTACGTTCATAGAGGGACCACGACGTCGCGGTCCTCGTCGCTATCGACGACGGCCCACGCCCATCATCCCCGACCGCGCGTTGCCACGTCGCAGTCCTATAAGAGACagtcgctgtcgccgtcgccgctgaccCCCCGTTCGACGATTCGCCGTTCCTCGGCGGGCTTGCGTGGGAGGAAATCTACTTCCTCGTCCATCTCATCGGTGCGTTCAAtgcaccatcaccaccattCCCACTCCAAAGCTTCGTCGACAAGCTCCGCGGGATCCGTCTCGACGTGTAAGACGCCACTTGGCCGCGGTCACTCGCCGCACCACTCCGTCAAAGTCCTCCCTGCGacaccaacgacgacgtcgtttCCATCCAACATTCGGCTTGTTCTTGgatcgcccgcgccgccgcccctgcaGCTCTACAACGAGGGCATGCCTAGCAACCAACCGCAGCCACCAGGGTCGCCGAACCCCTTCTCGTCGGGCGTTTTGTTCGCGAAGCGAAAAAAGAACATCTTCAAAGGGCCGACGCTGAATTTTGGCGGTGGCTTTGGAATGGCCAGCGGTAGAAGTGCATCGGCACACTCCCGAAGCGGCAGCGGTtcggcgcgcgggcgcccatCTGGTGAGATCACGATacaagaagaggaagaagacgaaaaCGCCGTGGCAGAAGATCCGGACGAAGACATTGAAGAGGTGGATATGTTTAACCCCATTGTCGGCGGTCCGGGCGAAACGATTGAAGAGCAAATCATCGAagatgaggacgaagagcCGACGTTTACGACGAATGTGAACAGCCCGACCTTTTCCAAAAACGACgaggggccggcggcgccagaggCGAAACTGGTGGCCTGA
- a CDS encoding uncharacterized protein (EggNog:ENOG503P4WN~TransMembrane:4 (o6-25i58-78o98-118i177-196o)~COG:S) has product MPLIAAKTIITSVSLFHLTLAFFFLTNPRTIDEQAIVFVMGESMGMPAVRGFDAQSPALAFLAVVLALLGLSDLVSLSMPEELGALYYWGTQAPLRSLFSMFLVFYSYFLGPSSPIFGTASLSRAGRRAAAAGAGATGGVVPPSTSTSTPPSFSSSSSPSSVYRPSGWGGDALKNRVFFTFMFLEMITWFWIWVTLREERAGVVEKLRVAGRADRKRSAHDHDE; this is encoded by the exons atgccgctcatcgccgccaagaCAATCATCACCTCCGTCTCCCTCTTCcacctcaccctcgccttcttcttcctcaccaACCCGCGCACTATCGATGAGCAggccatcgtcttcgtcatggGCGAGAGCATGGGCATG CCCGCCGTCcgcggcttcgacgcccagtcccccgccctcgccttcctcgcagtcgtgctcgccctcctcggcctgaGCGACCTCGTATCCCTCTCCATgcccgaggagctcggcgcgcttTACTACTGGGGCACCCAAG CGCCCCTCCGCTCCCTCTTCTCCATGTTCCTCGTCTTCTACTCGTACTTCCTCGGaccctcctcccccatctTCGGCACCGCGTCTCTAtctcgcgccggccggcgcgctgccgccgcaggcgctggcgcaaccggcggcgtcgtcccgccttcgacctcgacctcgactcccccctccttctcgtcctcgtcctctccgTCGTCGGTCTACCGCCCCtccggctggggcggcgacgccctcaaGAACCGCGTCTTCTTCACCTTCATGTTTCTCGAGATGATCACCTGGTTCTGGATTTGGGTCaccctgcgcgaggagcgcgcgggcgtcgtcgagaagctccGCGTGGCCGGCCGCGCGGATCGCAAGAGGAGCGcgcacgaccacgacgagtAG
- the CDC43 gene encoding Protein geranylgeranyltransferase type I (EggNog:ENOG503NUSI~COG:O): MAGLDTARHTKYWQRCYSSFLPSAYTANDSTRLTFAFFIVSALDLLRPSADAATAPPPSAAQRAAVRAWVLALQHPDGGFCGSPTHALRDRPARGAANLAATFFALLLLALAAGGGDGDGDLAEAGAEAQARAAFAGVERRKLLRWLRRLQRRDGSFGQVLWEGEAVGGRDMRHSYLASCIRWMLRGEGDGAEEDIDVEGMVAHIRRCQTFDGGLAEASEHESHAGYAYCGIAALYMLDRPWSSSSAAPKEAAMKAGIGCRDRLVRFLAHRQFEYLAKQEEEGDDASDDENFIESTLGELNLDDGCACVGFNGRWNKKADTCYTWWVGGTLAMLDSLDVVNAAPSQRYLVDVTQHRIGGFGKAVGSPPDIYHSYLGLAALALLGESGLKEFDMGLCCSRDTARKVELARAGLLEREEKKVFDEDGFWEAAGAPSR; the protein is encoded by the exons atggccggcctcgacacGGCGCGGCACACCAAGTACTGGCAGCGATGCTACTCCTCCTTCCTGCCTTCCGCCTATACCGCCAACGACTCCACGCGCCTGACCTTTGCCTTCTTCATCGTCTCGGCCCTTGATTTGCTGCGCCCGTCCGCGgacgcggccacggcgcccccgccgagcgccgcgcaacgggccgccgtgcgcgcctgGGTCCTCGCCCTGCAGCACCCGGACGGCGGCTTCTGCGGGAGTCCGACgcacgcgctgcgcgaccgcccggcgcgcggcgcggcgaacCTGGCCGCCACGTTctttgcgctgctgctgctggcgctggcggctggaggtggtgatggcgacggtgatCTGGCAGAGGCaggggccgaggcgcaggcgcgcgcggcgttcgcgggcgtcgagcggAGAAagctgctgcgctggctgaggcggctgcagcgccgcgatgggAGCTTCGGGCAGGTGCTgtgggagggcgaggcagtGGGCGGTAGGGATATGCGGCACAGTTACTTGGCGAGCTGCATACGGTGGATGCTGCGTGgggagggcgatggcgcggaggaggacaTTGATGTTGAGGGCATGGTGGCGCACATTCGACGATGTCAG ACCTTTGACGGAGGCCTAGCCGAGGCGTCGGAGCATGAATCCCATG CTGGTTACGCCTACTGCGGCATTGCGGCACTCTACATGCTCGACCGTCCATGGTCATCCTCTTCCGCAGCCCCCAAAGAGGCGGCTATGAAGGCCGGGATCGGGTGCCGCGACAGGCTGGTGCGCTTCCTTGCCCACCGGCAGTTCGAGTACCTCGcgaagcaggaggaggagggtgacgATGCCAGCGACGATGAGAACTTTATCGAGTCCACGCTCGGCGAACTAAATCTGGACGATGGGTGTGCCTGCGTGGGCTTCAACGGGCGGTGGAACAAGAAGGCGGACACGTGCTATACGTGGTGGGTAGGCGGCACGCTGGCG ATGCTCGACAGCCTGGACGTGGTCAACGCGGCCCCCTCGCAGCGGTACCTGGTCGATGTCACGCAGCATCGcatcggcggcttcggcaaggccgtcggctcgccgcccgacatCTACCACTCGTATCtagggctggcggcgctggcgctgctgggcgagtCGGGCCTCAAGGAGTTTGACATGGGGctgtgctgcagcagggACACGGCGCGCAAGGTCGAGCTAGCCCGCGCTGGGTTGctggagagggaggagaagaaggtgTTTGACGAGGATGGATTctgggaggcggccggggctCCTTCGCGGTAG
- the COX23 gene encoding Mitochondrial copper homeostasis protein (COG:O~EggNog:ENOG503P6XV) yields the protein MSSSSASSSTPQTGAADAGPWDSKTKQKFETKSKSEFYDPCQEAAQRSYKCLYRNGGDKSMCGEYFQAYRDCKQAWTERRKKETGGKFF from the exons AtgtcatcctcctcggcgtcgtcgtcaacaccGCAAACgggggccgccgacgccggccccTGGGACAGCAAGACGAAGCAAAAGTTTGAAAC GAAGTCGAAGAGCGAGTTTTACGACCCGTGCCAAGAGGCTGCACAGCGGAGCTACAAGTGCTTGTACCGCAACGGCGGGGACAAGAGCATGTGCGGCGAGTACTTTCA GGCGTACCGCGACTGCAAGCAAGCTTGG ACTGAGcggaggaagaaggagacTGGCGGCAAGTTCTTctga
- a CDS encoding uncharacterized protein (COG:S~EggNog:ENOG503NZN3), which produces MSRPRPRLRNGVDLQLQSAFQDGNWPVAIRLAEKRWRTFNDQYFEIVKICSEAQLDDPAAKFAAVAAVRKYVEDGTVVKDADGIDLLEWATLSLLDDDDFPETLGPLRVRCVKASPKDKTAATRCLESCLLHWDLVSAQQIAAIIDRSFPAERSFLFWNIVITHLLAKSPQSPPEKKKLYGMLAQKQIERAAQLTEQARNTNAEDAPPTPPARSVKTEEEILLLYDVVETHGSVDDFAKLLTSPVFSPVSQFRLGRKELFLRVVAQLRRQGDWQRVFDFCHECLSDADENDEPTLLASDWSVWKHFIDAASQLKSVNPTTSETVRDLLLILIKSKNLRPMYKRNLLLARVSAAFSLGPNDEDDLTDGRPSSLRLRELITYIDHQKGSLACFDDVKGFVERLDPLAVKHLAYDRVPELASGTADALTIARIQLLSLKLQYFALTCLSSVSRLPGEKPCSKCIVCDAEFSTALCASCLSDVAQHAIQQYRSYTRELAGNVSAENEVIPELAMTAAFCNMRLAFNSQLPEYKPSNALPSMRYLLRALFVLEHQFHLTPKHSQTALLLVQLHLRLGSAHRAREIWDELAVKRTTSDALAPIFYDRLSTISPLVISPSDNWGWQLVETLKQHYSVSLKLRMPRRLIDAFEAGSYGSILGMPQYIEDLRRSCTRVMSLVEEARAERLFGQPFGEILSDRRFLDVFDGLRLNELVDYGSFASWDASICTPMHIRLPLGPGPSNERSHLSLLSEAFHDILDHKPPTVYKASATATEADNTFVLEMMARLSNSMPQFLRGAASKTTMAEMLYFEVVSLLCTLTPLCTSIARTSTPPDELNQLVNSVLSALETLRSIAPQEEVQSVEGAMLALSSLHNIAMLRDTAVAVKLTTQWIQAFNEREKERDRSGSSNLHKEVMALVKSMESAAQAALKGGCELVSSWKDGAVDGMGFVPTLKRWVFDGDETGLADIVEDGTVLELARSLRSNIAGWQQVKWE; this is translated from the exons ATGagccgcccacgccctcggctGAGAaacggcgtcgacctgcAGCTCCAGTCCGCCTTCCAGGACGGCAACTGGCCCGTCGCCATACGCCTGGCCGAGAAGCGGTGGCGCACCTTCAACGACCAGTACTTTGAG ATTGTCAAGATTTGCAGCGAGGCTCAGCTCGATGACCCTGCCGCCAAGTTTGCCGCTGTGGCGGCCGTGAGAAAGtacgtcgaggacgggacTGTCGTCAAGGATGCtgacggcatcgacctgCTCGAGTGGGCCACTCTCTCgttgctcgacgacgacgacttcccCGAGACGCTGGGGCCTCTCCGAGTGCGCTGCGTAAAAGCCTcgcccaaggacaagacggccgccacgcgctGCCTCGAGTCGTGTCTGCTGCATTGGGATCTCGTGAGCGCGCAGCAG ATTGCTGCCATCATTGACAGGTCCTTTCCTGCCGAGAGATCGTTCTTGTTCTGGAACATTGTCATCACACACCTGCTGGCG AAAAGCCCACAGTCGCcgccggagaagaagaagctgtACGGCATGCTCGCGCAGAAGCAGATTGAGCGTGCTGCGCAGCTCACCGAACAG GCGAGAAACAccaacgccgaggacgcgccgccgacgccacccgCGCGCAGCGTCAAGACAGAAGAAGAGATTCTTCTACTGTACGACGTGGTGGAGACGCACGGCAGTGTTGACGACTTCGCCAAGCTGCTTACCAGCCCTGTCTTCAGCCCCGTGTCCCAGTTCCGGCTCGGTCGTAAAGAGCTGTTCCTCCGGGTGGTGGCCCAATTGCGACGACAGGGCGACTGGCAGCGCGTGTTTGACTTTTGCCACGAGTGCTTGTCGGATGCGGACGAGAACGATGagccgacgctgctggcctcAGACTGGAGTGTGTGGAAGCACTTCATCGATGCGGCATCGCAGCTCAAAAGCGTCAACCCCAC CACGTCAGAAACAGTTCGAGACCTTCTTCTCATCCTCATCAAATCCAAGAACCTGCGCCCCATGTACAAGCGAAACCTGCTCCTGGCACGGGTTTCGGCCGCCTTCAGCCTTGGTCCCAACGACGAAGATGACTTGACggacggccggccgtcgtcacTTCGGCTGCGTGAGCTAATTACCTACATTGACCACCAAAAAGGAAGCCTAGCATGCTTTGACGACGTCAAGGGCTTTGTCGAGAGACTTGACCCATTGGCAGTTAAGCATCTTGCCTATGACCGTGTTCCTGAACTGGCTTCAGGCACTGCGGACGCTCTGACGATCGCAAGAATTCAGCTTCTCTCGCTGAAGCTACAGTATTTTGCGTTGACATGCCTTTCTAGTGTGTCAAGGCTACCTGGAGAGAAACCCTGCTCAAAATGCATAGTCTGCGACGCCGAATTCAGTACGGCGCTCTGCGCTTCATGCCTGTCGGATGTCGCTCAACATGCCATCCAACAATACCGCTCGTACACTAGGGAGCTGGCCGGCAACGTGTCCGCAGAGAACGAAGTTATCCCAGAGCTTGCCATGACTGCCGCGTTTTGCAACATGAGGCTAGCGTTCAACTCTCAGCTTCCTGAATACAAGCCGTCAAACGCGCTGCCTTCTATGCGATATCTTCTACGAGCCCTCTTTGTTTTGGAGCACCAATTCCATCTCACGCCAAAGCACAGCCAAACGGCtctgctcctcgtccagctgcaTCTGCGCCTCGGGTCTGCTCACAGGGCTAGGGAAATTTGGGACGAGCTCGCTGTCAAGCGCACAACCTcggacgccctcgcgcccATATTTTACGATCGCCTGTCAACCATCTCGCCGCTTGTCATCTCGCCATCAGATAACTGGGGCTGGCAGCTGGTCGAGACACTGAAGCAACACTACTCGGTGTCGCTGAAGCTTAGAATGCCCAGGCGTCTCATCGATGCTTTCGAGGCTGGGAGCTATGGGAGCATCCTGGGCATGCCGCAGTATATCGAGGACCTACGGAGGAGCTGCACGAGGGTGATGAGCCTCGTTGAGGAGGCCAGGGCAGAAAGGCTGTTTGGTCAGCCTTTTGGCGAGATCCTTAGTGACCGAAGATTCC TCGATGTGTTCGATGGCCTCCGGCTTAACGAGCTGGTCGACTATGGATCGTTCGCTTCGTGGGATGCTAGCATTTGTACGCCTATGCACATACGATTGCCTCTAGGGCCTGGACCTTCG AATGAACGATCACACCTGTCGCTGTTGTCGGAGGCATTTCACGATATACTCGACCACAAGCCACCCACAGTGTATAAAgcgtccgccaccgccactgAAGCAGACAACACTTTTGTTCTCGAGATGATGGCGCGGCTCAGCAACTCCATGCCTCAGttcctccgcggcgccgcctccaagaCTACGATGGCGGAGATGTTGTATTTTGAGGTCGTCAGCCTCCTCTGCACGTTGACTCCGCTTTGCACCAGCATTGCTCGAACAAGCACTCCGCCCGACGAACTCAACCAACTAGTAAACTCGGTGCTGTCTGCCTTGGAGACACTCCGCTCAATAGCGCCGCAGGAGGAAGTACAAAGCGTGGAGGGCGCAATGTTGGCATTGAGTTCGCTTCACAACATCGCGATGCTGCGAGACACTGCAGTCGCAGTGAAGCTGACTACGCAGTGGATCCAGGCCTTCAACGAGCGCGAAAAGGAGCGCGACAGgtccggcagcagcaacctgCACAAGGAGGTGATGGCGCTCGTCAAGTCCATGGAGtcggccgcgcaggccgcgTTGAAGGGTGGCTGCGAGCTTGTCAGTAGCTGGAAAGACGGTGCGGTGGATGGTATGGGCTTTGTACCCACATTGAAGCGATGGGTGTTTGACGGTGACGAGAccggcctcgccgacatAGTCGAGGACGGGACGGTGCTGGAACTGGCGAGGAGTTTGAGGAGCAACATTGCAGGGTGGCAACAGGTTAAATGGGAATAG